The Pomacea canaliculata isolate SZHN2017 linkage group LG14, ASM307304v1, whole genome shotgun sequence genomic sequence GTCATAATCTGGTAAATACACAGTACTTAATTTTCAATAGCACAAAATTTCTTCAAGGAATAATAAGAACAGTCCAGTTCaaagtttaatttaaaatttttcagtAATTAATGAATGCAACCTGTACTGAAGTGATCATCTTATTTTCAGACACTCTGAAAAAGTCATGGCTGTTTATTATCATTGGAACTGCCTTAGGCTGTGCATTAGTCAGTGGGATAACGGTCTTTATAGTGCGTCACCATGGAGAACGTATCAAATTTTGGCTGAGACGGCAGCCAGAACGAAGTATGtctttttaacaacaaaaataatgaagctcaacaataatgcaaaatattacTCATCATGCAAACACATTAATATTATCACAAGCACATATTTCAGCTTAGAAATAAATgcttaatgaaaaaaagaaataagagttTTCCATAAATAGATGagataatcattttaaaaatacataaaataagacattttaagcaaattctttgtttactaaatatatatgaatgcacacagtttatatttatatatacatatgaaaTATGCTCCTTCTAATCTGCTTTCCACCACTGTTTGGTGTTCAGGATATTGGAAACATGATGTGGTTCTGATTCGTGATGAAGACCACGAATGTCTCGTAGAGAATTACATCAAACCTCAGCTGACGAAAGAAGGATATCGCATCTGTGTCATGAGACCAGGACATCGTAagtgctttaaaagaaaattctgcatACTTATTGAGCTGTGCTTGACCTTCGtgatcagaaataataaaattcaaagcaGATATGAAATTGTTCTGAACATTAAGGGGAATTAATTCCAAAAGTCCTTTTTAACTTTACAGTATAATTCAATCTTGACTTCATGTAAGGAATGAACTTTAAGATGTAACACTCTAGAAGGTTTATTCCACTGTTTAGAGCACCAGGTTTTCCCCCCTAGAATAGTAGATATTTCTTGAATAGAAAATAACTGCTATATTGCACTCAGGCCCTACTGAAATTGGCATTTCAATATGTCAGGATTGAGTTCATGGTACCTATGGCAGTTGAGAATcactttgtattgttttattctgttcACAGCTGCCATCTTGGAGCAAACCAGTGGCATTGTCAGTGCATACAGTGTtatcttctccttctctccacATGAAATCCATGGTGCTGATTCACATATGCTTGCTGAGCTTGCTGCAAGTGCCAAGCAGAAACATTCCCGGCGTAATGTCGTTGTTATTCGGAAAGATGAAGAACAAGGCATTGATCACTCTCAAACCAGTTCAGCAGAGCAAAGACAGATTCAGACAAGTGCAGGgtgtcaaataaaaaatgcttgGAAAGACTTGAAGCACTTGACATGGCCTAAACTTGAAATCAGTGAGGAAAGTGATCAGCCATTCCATTCTATACAACTAGACAAGTTCTGGAGTAGCCTCCATAAACACCTACCCAGGACCAATCAATCTGTCAACATGACTGTAGAATCAAGTCAACGAGAGATAATGACTAGCTGCAGTTCAACCAACAGTCGACGACATCTGTTATCCACCTGTAGTCAAGAGTCAACACATTACAGTCACGATCCAGAAGACTTCGGCACCTTCACAAATGGAATTAAAGGCAAAGATTTAGAGGAGGAAATTGATTATAACCAAAAAATAACTCTATTACAGACTACAAGCTTAACATATCCAATAAATATGCCATCTAAAAAGAGGTTTAGAGAAtaccaaaatatttctaaaaatgtgCTGGAGGAACCCTGTAAACAAACTGAACCTGAGGAAAAAGAGGATGAGGAAGAAAGTACAGAGGATGAACAAGATGAAGATGTTCCTGCTGCAGTAACGGATTACAGGAATAGTACCCCAGAAACAGTTCAGGTAGCCCACCCGTCAGTTAACCAGACACTCACTCCTTCACCAAGTACTTATTCTTCATGTTCTCCCCTAGGTGCCCAGGTCATCTTAACAAGAATCCCAGAAGATGGAACTGTTACACAGACTCCTGACTCATCGTTTCCTATATTTTCAGACTTTCGCTGCTTGTACTCAGAACAACTGTCGGAGGAATCTGTTGCATCTGCACAATGTCATCAAGATAGCACACTCTCAAGCCTGGAGAATAGCTTTTCATCTACAGGCACCGGCCAAGGAACAACTGCTTCACAATCTGTCTTTAAATACATACCAACACAACTTATAGACAGTGCCTCAAATCCCAGTGCTTTGAGTTCTAAGCTTGGCAACACACTCAAATCACTTACAAACTGCAGACCAGCTGTCCTCTGGGACCAGAAGATGTATGCTCATCCAACATGAACTCGACAAAAACGTTTCTTGACTGGACTGTAGCTCCAGAGAACAGAATGCAATTTGCCCATGCTGTATTGCCATCAAAGTGATGTAATGATTTTCCCATCATCCAACAGCTAGCATCATTACATCCGTCTGTTGTTTATGAATATATAGTAATATGTTATTGAGTTCgacaggcacacatacacacacataccaacacaTATACACGCTGGGTGAGCCGCAcgcgtatctttttttcttgaacagtgaagcagcttcggaagccttcggaagcgtgacgtcagcgaccttgcacacttcccttctaagccaacctccgcttcacttTTTGAAAGCTATTAAACTTGTTCTGGGGACTAAtcctacaacttttaaatactatgaagggtggcataaagtgaactatgacaggcaaaatagctcaaggccttaaactgatgacaggtcaaagtaaaatcaatgagggcccatccaacacaagcgagacgatgtttctacaagtacgttagGTTAAAAAGCTTCGTAAGCTTCGCctctgtagtctagtggttaggTGTGAGGcctgatgtttgaaagtaggtgtgttcgaaacttggggtggcgatcgtttttattttgctttggaatgtttttcgtttgatgtgatacttatatttctgaatctaaaacttatgaaagtaaaatttatttttttatgaatttaggcggaataccatagtggttcatcagcaattatttaatgctgttgaatcttcaacaaaattgagtaaagaacatttgagaaCATTATATCACTTTTAAGACTATACGCAGCTAGATTACATGACTTCTCTGGGCAATCAACAGGTTTTAATGAAAGGCTTgatagaaaattgatcatattagagaacgaaaaacattccaaagcaaaataaaaacgatcgccaccccaagtttcgaacacacctactCTCAAACATCAGGTATAAGTATACACGTAGAAGCAAttatgttttttatatatataaaacatcatTTATATTACATTTCTCCATTTGTGTACATGTGGTGTGTGGCGGGATGGGGACTGGGTGGAAGCGACTGCGTGGctttaaaagtaaatgttaGTGACACAAACTTGCATGAAAAGGTGACATATATAATCTTTATCATCAGGACTCAAGATAGTATTAACACATGTACCTGTTGTGGACTTTTTCTACAAACTGACCaataaacaatatgaaaaattttctccttttatgGATGGTAAACACATGGATTGAAAGGAATATGAATGAAAGCTTTCATTGagctggaaaaaattgtcattttctaTAAACTCTGTTTGGCCCCCAACTGACAGTTGTGTCCGTGCTAGCGTCCCACTTCAGCTGTCAAATGTATTACCTACATATTTGTAACTGTTGAGCATTTCAGCAACATTAATTACCACGAATATAGTACTTTCAAGTGCATCAGCTTTGTATACCCTGAGGGCAAAAGTCATTTCCTTTCCTTTGAGACATTGATGTCGCGGTGTTCGACACGATCAGGAATGGAAAATCCTCGTTATGAGTGTGACAGCACAAAGTAACTAGGAATGTAACATATGTAACATATAACTGGGATAATTGTACTAGAAAGTGACGGAATGTTTAAAGTATATACTATAGAAAAAGTTTAGAATATTgtagaaagtatatatatatatagtgactGGAAATGTCGGTGGTGGGTGGTAAAGTagctaaatattttatttggaatCCTGggaattttgaaagaaagtggCTGGTAATGTCGCGGATATGAAGTGTACCATGTCATACAGAGGCAGTAACAAAGATGGCACTATACGGACGATACGGACAGAATGTCATAGAAATCAATCATGACTGGGTATGTTCTGAATGTTACATGCAAATTGCTggaaagataaattaaaaaatcccCCAGCATTTGCTCAACTCGGTCCATGTATGGTGGCTACTGGTTAAATGTTCTTCTGTCTCAAATTTAAGCAGCCAAGATGGTCTTTTCATATAAAAGTAGCTGTTTTGCAGCATTAATGATGTTCCATCAAAAACCTCAATGACGTTGATGCTGACAGTTTACACAGGGAATAATAGCAGCTAAAAtgcatagaaataataaaatcccTTTCCCAgtagaaattttaattaatttatttattttaatttattcgtTTGACAGCTGCATTGATGAGACAGTACACCATTCGCCTCTCTTGCAGCTAAAGCCATTGTCCTTAGTCTGTGTAGTTCATCTGCCATGTACCGTCCAACTTATTGTGAGCTTCACTCTGTGTGTAGGTTGGGGAAATGTGTGTTTCTGTGAGTGCACGCACGTGGGTGTGTGTCTATATTAtatacttaatatatatatagggataCAGCAGGTCACTGTCTCGATCCTTTTATTTCAGATGACAGAATAGACACACGGTTACATTCATTTGCTTCATTGTCGGGGCTCTACATCCCATTCAGGAAATGAGTCAACTGCATGGGACACACAATTCAGTGTGCACATAAAATAACCACCAACATGGTATTCAACAGAATAGTTAATgcaatcacaaaaagaaagtacTGGATTTTTTAAAGGCAGGACCTTGTTAGAAACTCATTTTCAGTGTGATCTCTTGTCCTCAGACTGTTCAACCTATTTTTGTCCTTCATAAAAACCTCTTCTCCAGAGAAACGGATATATCATAAGTGGTCTTCTACAAAGAGGATGTCGCTTTTCCAAGCAGAAAGTAAAGGAGGTattgtttaatatatttatatataagtgattttttttcgtggtacagtacagtacaaaCTCCACTTACGACAGTCACGAGTGTGGGACCGGATGTAGGGTTGCGGAAGCTGCTCACTGGATGCCATATAATCTCTGGTCCACAGTCCAACATACTCTGTTCGTGcatcaacatctttttttctgctcctGCACCCTTCTCTTCAGAAGATTAATCAGGTTAGTGTTGTGTTATGTATTGAGATGTTAATAAGCGTTTTTCTGTGGATTCTTGTCTCGGGACAACAGcaagatgatgaggatgatgatacTGCTAGCATTAAAACcagtaaaacaaagaatgcAATGATTTGCTTGCTGCCACGATTAATAATGGATGTCCTGGTGGTTGTAAATGTATAAGAGGCCTCAGTTCTTATTCGTTAAATGTTTcgaaaaacaattattaattttatatctGATTTGTTTAAACGATGGAGTAATAACTTCTAGTAAGTTTTCCTTTCTTGAATCTTCTCTCCTCTCGGCGGAACCCTTCTCAAGTCGATGTTGAAATTCTTGTATAGTAATAACATTGATATTCTGCAGTCAGGTTTTCATTCGTTGTCTGCTGTGCTCCGATGCTCCAGGGGTTGAAAAGAATGGAAGCTGAGAAAGTGCAACTGTTGTCAGTGATTTTCACAGTTCTGGTGATGCCATGGCTGGCACAACAAACTGCAGGCACTTCTTTTGAATGTCATGAAAAAGGCTACTGCAGTAAATACCTCCCTGGTTCGTAACTTGGTCTTCAAAATTACATAATTACATAAATTCTAACTAATATAGGAAACGCACAAGTATGGGGAGATCACCTACGTTTGATGCTGTGAATGATGATGTACTTGTGAATATAACAAATAACTTAATTAGCACAGTTGTGTTAATTGGAAACAGGTTGACATAATAAGCAATTGTGATGAGGAATGTGGTTATAATTTTCAAtcttgtttcttatttcttagGTTTCTTAGAAAATGTAAGAGAAATATGAAATGTTCCCTGTATTGCATCTGACTTGTCTCTTGTCACAGGTCCAGGGCCGCTGAACATGAATGACTATAAAAACTTTTCTCTGGAGAACTCCGCTGGCTCCGAGGAGATAATACCGAGGTGTGCCGAGAACTTCACCTCCTTTCAGTGGTATCGGATAATTGACGATACTTACCTACCGTTTCCATGGGGACGAGAAGACGGCCTGCAGCTGTGTGACAACAACCAGACCCTCATTATAAACAGTGTGCAGAAGGATGATGAAGGGGTATACGTATTTCAAGTTAGCAATGGAACGGCGCATGCGCGTGGATTTCTGAACTACACGGTTTCATGTACGTGGAAAACAGTCTGCGATCATTCAATAATTCACATATTATTTGCAatcttttgtcattatttttttcaggggTCGGTTTTAGATTCCAAAGATAATAtattgcaatttaaaattttagtcCACATCCATATTAGTGTCTATAAGATGgtctaagatttttttaatgaaacggTTTCTAACTGTACAGTTTACTGACTGCAATGACTggtatagaaaaaaagtttaatcactagcaaagacaagttggaaaaatcattttcaaactgaaaaagtgGAAAATTTATTACTTTCAGTGGCATGACTTTTGGGCTT encodes the following:
- the LOC112555198 gene encoding uncharacterized protein LOC112555198 isoform X3, with the protein product MQLLLTILLDVMNKDHAVKTGQVWPWVSVTRNYRAGPGSIDMNNNENLTFEDFHGRMGALWHCAENFTTFQWYKLINNTHVPFPWGRESGIELCDSNQTIIIKSLQMMDKGTYIYKASNGTADVWGFINYEVACKPGRSQLITKEQPEQYITLGAQKTLHCAAYFGNCDYHSDGAVMWYVQTSHGQQHLTANTTNRFITCNTGGFNGQSCNLTFSKVSEDDFGVKYICLLIIPEESLSSDNQYSVVFIKLDTLKKSWLFIIIGTALGCALVSGITVFIVRHHGERIKFWLRRQPERRYWKHDVVLIRDEDHECLVENYIKPQLTKEGYRICVMRPGHPAILEQTSGIVSAYSVIFSFSPHEIHGADSHMLAELAASAKQKHSRRNVVVIRKDEEQGIDHSQTSSAEQRQIQTSAGCQIKNAWKDLKHLTWPKLEISEESDQPFHSIQLDKFWSSLHKHLPRTNQSVNMTVESSQREIMTSCSSTNSRRHLLSTCSQESTHYSHDPEDFGTFTNGIKGKDLEEEIDYNQKITLLQTTSLTYPINMPSKKRFREYQNISKNVLEEPCKQTEPEEKEDEEESTEDEQDEDVPAAVTDYRNSTPETVQVAHPSVNQTLTPSPSTYSSCSPLGAQVILTRIPEDGTVTQTPDSSFPIFSDFRCLYSEQLSEESVASAQCHQDSTLSSLENSFSSTGTGQGTTASQSVFKYIPTQLIDSASNPSALSSKLGNTLKSLTNCRPAVLWDQKMYAHPT
- the LOC112555198 gene encoding uncharacterized protein LOC112555198 isoform X5, whose translation is MQLLLTILLDVMNKDHAVKTGQVWPCPGSMDMNNNENLTFEDFHGRMGALWHCAENFTTFKWYKLINNTHVPFPWGRESGLELCDSNQTIIIRSLQMRDTGTYIYKASNGTADVWGFINYEVACKPGRSQLITKEQPEQYITLGAQKTLHCAAYFGNCDYHSDGAVMWYVQTSHGQQHLTANTTNRFITCNTGGFNGQSCNLTFSKVSEDDFGVKYICLLIIPEESLSSDNQYSVVFIKLDTLKKSWLFIIIGTALGCALVSGITVFIVRHHGERIKFWLRRQPERRYWKHDVVLIRDEDHECLVENYIKPQLTKEGYRICVMRPGHPAILEQTSGIVSAYSVIFSFSPHEIHGADSHMLAELAASAKQKHSRRNVVVIRKDEEQGIDHSQTSSAEQRQIQTSAGCQIKNAWKDLKHLTWPKLEISEESDQPFHSIQLDKFWSSLHKHLPRTNQSVNMTVESSQREIMTSCSSTNSRRHLLSTCSQESTHYSHDPEDFGTFTNGIKGKDLEEEIDYNQKITLLQTTSLTYPINMPSKKRFREYQNISKNVLEEPCKQTEPEEKEDEEESTEDEQDEDVPAAVTDYRNSTPETVQVAHPSVNQTLTPSPSTYSSCSPLGAQVILTRIPEDGTVTQTPDSSFPIFSDFRCLYSEQLSEESVASAQCHQDSTLSSLENSFSSTGTGQGTTASQSVFKYIPTQLIDSASNPSALSSKLGNTLKSLTNCRPAVLWDQKMYAHPT
- the LOC112555198 gene encoding uncharacterized protein LOC112555198 isoform X2 — translated: METGETMDFCKLQLCSTIFVVLLLTWLPDATAADDPFRCHEQGPCSQNWPGPGSMDMNNNENLTFEDFHGRMGALWHCAENFTTFKWYKLINNTHVPFPWGRESGLELCDSNQTIIIRSLQMRDTGTYIYKASNGTADVWGFINYEVACKPGRSQLITKEQPEQYITLGAQKTLHCAAYFGNCDYHSDGAVMWYVQTSHGQQHLTANTTNRFITCNTGGFNGQSCNLTFSKVSEDDFGVKYICLLIIPEESLSSDNQYSVVFIKLDTLKKSWLFIIIGTALGCALVSGITVFIVRHHGERIKFWLRRQPERRYWKHDVVLIRDEDHECLVENYIKPQLTKEGYRICVMRPGHPAILEQTSGIVSAYSVIFSFSPHEIHGADSHMLAELAASAKQKHSRRNVVVIRKDEEQGIDHSQTSSAEQRQIQTSAGCQIKNAWKDLKHLTWPKLEISEESDQPFHSIQLDKFWSSLHKHLPRTNQSVNMTVESSQREIMTSCSSTNSRRHLLSTCSQESTHYSHDPEDFGTFTNGIKGKDLEEEIDYNQKITLLQTTSLTYPINMPSKKRFREYQNISKNVLEEPCKQTEPEEKEDEEESTEDEQDEDVPAAVTDYRNSTPETVQVAHPSVNQTLTPSPSTYSSCSPLGAQVILTRIPEDGTVTQTPDSSFPIFSDFRCLYSEQLSEESVASAQCHQDSTLSSLENSFSSTGTGQGTTASQSVFKYIPTQLIDSASNPSALSSKLGNTLKSLTNCRPAVLWDQKMYAHPT
- the LOC112555198 gene encoding uncharacterized protein LOC112555198 isoform X1, whose product is METGETMDFCKLQLCSTIFVVLLLTWLPDATAADDPFRCHEQGPCSQNWPGPGSIDMNNNENLTFEDFHGRMGALWHCAENFTTFQWYKLINNTHVPFPWGRESGIELCDSNQTIIIKSLQMMDKGTYIYKASNGTADVWGFINYEVACKPGRSQLITKEQPEQYITLGAQKTLHCAAYFGNCDYHSDGAVMWYVQTSHGQQHLTANTTNRFITCNTGGFNGQSCNLTFSKVSEDDFGVKYICLLIIPEESLSSDNQYSVVFIKLDTLKKSWLFIIIGTALGCALVSGITVFIVRHHGERIKFWLRRQPERRYWKHDVVLIRDEDHECLVENYIKPQLTKEGYRICVMRPGHPAILEQTSGIVSAYSVIFSFSPHEIHGADSHMLAELAASAKQKHSRRNVVVIRKDEEQGIDHSQTSSAEQRQIQTSAGCQIKNAWKDLKHLTWPKLEISEESDQPFHSIQLDKFWSSLHKHLPRTNQSVNMTVESSQREIMTSCSSTNSRRHLLSTCSQESTHYSHDPEDFGTFTNGIKGKDLEEEIDYNQKITLLQTTSLTYPINMPSKKRFREYQNISKNVLEEPCKQTEPEEKEDEEESTEDEQDEDVPAAVTDYRNSTPETVQVAHPSVNQTLTPSPSTYSSCSPLGAQVILTRIPEDGTVTQTPDSSFPIFSDFRCLYSEQLSEESVASAQCHQDSTLSSLENSFSSTGTGQGTTASQSVFKYIPTQLIDSASNPSALSSKLGNTLKSLTNCRPAVLWDQKMYAHPT
- the LOC112555198 gene encoding uncharacterized protein LOC112555198 isoform X6, producing the protein MQSKLARYGHVRVSVTRNYRAGPGSIDMNNNENLTFEDFHGRMGALWHCAENFTTFQWYKLINNTHVPFPWGRESGIELCDSNQTIIIKSLQMMDKGTYIYKASNGTADVWGFINYEVACKPGRSQLITKEQPEQYITLGAQKTLHCAAYFGNCDYHSDGAVMWYVQTSHGQQHLTANTTNRFITCNTGGFNGQSCNLTFSKVSEDDFGVKYICLLIIPEESLSSDNQYSVVFIKLDTLKKSWLFIIIGTALGCALVSGITVFIVRHHGERIKFWLRRQPERRYWKHDVVLIRDEDHECLVENYIKPQLTKEGYRICVMRPGHPAILEQTSGIVSAYSVIFSFSPHEIHGADSHMLAELAASAKQKHSRRNVVVIRKDEEQGIDHSQTSSAEQRQIQTSAGCQIKNAWKDLKHLTWPKLEISEESDQPFHSIQLDKFWSSLHKHLPRTNQSVNMTVESSQREIMTSCSSTNSRRHLLSTCSQESTHYSHDPEDFGTFTNGIKGKDLEEEIDYNQKITLLQTTSLTYPINMPSKKRFREYQNISKNVLEEPCKQTEPEEKEDEEESTEDEQDEDVPAAVTDYRNSTPETVQVAHPSVNQTLTPSPSTYSSCSPLGAQVILTRIPEDGTVTQTPDSSFPIFSDFRCLYSEQLSEESVASAQCHQDSTLSSLENSFSSTGTGQGTTASQSVFKYIPTQLIDSASNPSALSSKLGNTLKSLTNCRPAVLWDQKMYAHPT
- the LOC112555198 gene encoding uncharacterized protein LOC112555198 isoform X8, encoding MQSKLARYGHVRPGSMDMNNNENLTFEDFHGRMGALWHCAENFTTFKWYKLINNTHVPFPWGRESGLELCDSNQTIIIRSLQMRDTGTYIYKASNGTADVWGFINYEVACKPGRSQLITKEQPEQYITLGAQKTLHCAAYFGNCDYHSDGAVMWYVQTSHGQQHLTANTTNRFITCNTGGFNGQSCNLTFSKVSEDDFGVKYICLLIIPEESLSSDNQYSVVFIKLDTLKKSWLFIIIGTALGCALVSGITVFIVRHHGERIKFWLRRQPERRYWKHDVVLIRDEDHECLVENYIKPQLTKEGYRICVMRPGHPAILEQTSGIVSAYSVIFSFSPHEIHGADSHMLAELAASAKQKHSRRNVVVIRKDEEQGIDHSQTSSAEQRQIQTSAGCQIKNAWKDLKHLTWPKLEISEESDQPFHSIQLDKFWSSLHKHLPRTNQSVNMTVESSQREIMTSCSSTNSRRHLLSTCSQESTHYSHDPEDFGTFTNGIKGKDLEEEIDYNQKITLLQTTSLTYPINMPSKKRFREYQNISKNVLEEPCKQTEPEEKEDEEESTEDEQDEDVPAAVTDYRNSTPETVQVAHPSVNQTLTPSPSTYSSCSPLGAQVILTRIPEDGTVTQTPDSSFPIFSDFRCLYSEQLSEESVASAQCHQDSTLSSLENSFSSTGTGQGTTASQSVFKYIPTQLIDSASNPSALSSKLGNTLKSLTNCRPAVLWDQKMYAHPT
- the LOC112555198 gene encoding uncharacterized protein LOC112555198 isoform X4 — protein: MQLLLTILLDVMNKDHAVKTGQVWPCPGSIDMNNNENLTFEDFHGRMGALWHCAENFTTFQWYKLINNTHVPFPWGRESGIELCDSNQTIIIKSLQMMDKGTYIYKASNGTADVWGFINYEVACKPGRSQLITKEQPEQYITLGAQKTLHCAAYFGNCDYHSDGAVMWYVQTSHGQQHLTANTTNRFITCNTGGFNGQSCNLTFSKVSEDDFGVKYICLLIIPEESLSSDNQYSVVFIKLDTLKKSWLFIIIGTALGCALVSGITVFIVRHHGERIKFWLRRQPERRYWKHDVVLIRDEDHECLVENYIKPQLTKEGYRICVMRPGHPAILEQTSGIVSAYSVIFSFSPHEIHGADSHMLAELAASAKQKHSRRNVVVIRKDEEQGIDHSQTSSAEQRQIQTSAGCQIKNAWKDLKHLTWPKLEISEESDQPFHSIQLDKFWSSLHKHLPRTNQSVNMTVESSQREIMTSCSSTNSRRHLLSTCSQESTHYSHDPEDFGTFTNGIKGKDLEEEIDYNQKITLLQTTSLTYPINMPSKKRFREYQNISKNVLEEPCKQTEPEEKEDEEESTEDEQDEDVPAAVTDYRNSTPETVQVAHPSVNQTLTPSPSTYSSCSPLGAQVILTRIPEDGTVTQTPDSSFPIFSDFRCLYSEQLSEESVASAQCHQDSTLSSLENSFSSTGTGQGTTASQSVFKYIPTQLIDSASNPSALSSKLGNTLKSLTNCRPAVLWDQKMYAHPT
- the LOC112555198 gene encoding uncharacterized protein LOC112555198 isoform X9: MQSYSQLAGYCPGSIDMNNNENLTFEDFHGRMGALWHCAENFTTFQWYKLINNTHVPFPWGRESGIELCDSNQTIIIKSLQMMDKGTYIYKASNGTADVWGFINYEVACKPGRSQLITKEQPEQYITLGAQKTLHCAAYFGNCDYHSDGAVMWYVQTSHGQQHLTANTTNRFITCNTGGFNGQSCNLTFSKVSEDDFGVKYICLLIIPEESLSSDNQYSVVFIKLDTLKKSWLFIIIGTALGCALVSGITVFIVRHHGERIKFWLRRQPERRYWKHDVVLIRDEDHECLVENYIKPQLTKEGYRICVMRPGHPAILEQTSGIVSAYSVIFSFSPHEIHGADSHMLAELAASAKQKHSRRNVVVIRKDEEQGIDHSQTSSAEQRQIQTSAGCQIKNAWKDLKHLTWPKLEISEESDQPFHSIQLDKFWSSLHKHLPRTNQSVNMTVESSQREIMTSCSSTNSRRHLLSTCSQESTHYSHDPEDFGTFTNGIKGKDLEEEIDYNQKITLLQTTSLTYPINMPSKKRFREYQNISKNVLEEPCKQTEPEEKEDEEESTEDEQDEDVPAAVTDYRNSTPETVQVAHPSVNQTLTPSPSTYSSCSPLGAQVILTRIPEDGTVTQTPDSSFPIFSDFRCLYSEQLSEESVASAQCHQDSTLSSLENSFSSTGTGQGTTASQSVFKYIPTQLIDSASNPSALSSKLGNTLKSLTNCRPAVLWDQKMYAHPT
- the LOC112555198 gene encoding uncharacterized protein LOC112555198 isoform X7 — translated: MQSKLARYGHVRPGSIDMNNNENLTFEDFHGRMGALWHCAENFTTFQWYKLINNTHVPFPWGRESGIELCDSNQTIIIKSLQMMDKGTYIYKASNGTADVWGFINYEVACKPGRSQLITKEQPEQYITLGAQKTLHCAAYFGNCDYHSDGAVMWYVQTSHGQQHLTANTTNRFITCNTGGFNGQSCNLTFSKVSEDDFGVKYICLLIIPEESLSSDNQYSVVFIKLDTLKKSWLFIIIGTALGCALVSGITVFIVRHHGERIKFWLRRQPERRYWKHDVVLIRDEDHECLVENYIKPQLTKEGYRICVMRPGHPAILEQTSGIVSAYSVIFSFSPHEIHGADSHMLAELAASAKQKHSRRNVVVIRKDEEQGIDHSQTSSAEQRQIQTSAGCQIKNAWKDLKHLTWPKLEISEESDQPFHSIQLDKFWSSLHKHLPRTNQSVNMTVESSQREIMTSCSSTNSRRHLLSTCSQESTHYSHDPEDFGTFTNGIKGKDLEEEIDYNQKITLLQTTSLTYPINMPSKKRFREYQNISKNVLEEPCKQTEPEEKEDEEESTEDEQDEDVPAAVTDYRNSTPETVQVAHPSVNQTLTPSPSTYSSCSPLGAQVILTRIPEDGTVTQTPDSSFPIFSDFRCLYSEQLSEESVASAQCHQDSTLSSLENSFSSTGTGQGTTASQSVFKYIPTQLIDSASNPSALSSKLGNTLKSLTNCRPAVLWDQKMYAHPT